TTGACGACGACAACGGAGCTCGATGCTCACGAGTCACAATGTGGAGAGCATGAAAATGATTTGTCAGTGCGTCACAAGtattttaatctgaaaagaTCAAATATTGATATGGCAGAAAGTATATGATTCAGTTCTGGTGCccttgtcctctctctccctctgtctctctggtaGCAATTACAATTATGACTAAACTTGGAGATTAATCTTATGTCTTCTCCACACTACGCCACCGACTCCGCTTGCAGCCAACTGACtgtaatctttttattttactgcaggAATATCATCTTCAGTGGAATGTTAAGCGTGTGGTTAAAGTCAAAAAGCAAAGTAGGACACTTGTCTCAGATTACGATCTTTCAAAATTGGATATACTTACGTACAATGCAGCTTAACTCAAAAGTGCTACTTGATATAGTGCTAACGTTGACGTACTGAATAAAGATCCCACATTTtataaaggtagattttggtcttttctgattataaagcaggtctaggttctatattaatactaatATGCTTATACCAAAGAAttcaatccacagagaaatgcacacagcctgtattcagaaactgcgtcttaaaacgagccatcaggatttctgtaactttatgatgtcacaacaaagcagtcaccgtcctcagccatgcccccagcccagcccacctggacccaccagcCAACCTTggaggatttggtttctctgagtgtttacctgacttctgctatatttttatttgatcactcagaaaacagtcagccaatcagaggagaggctcagagactctcttctgattggctcaccacTGCTCACCGCTGTTTTtgccagagagagaggatgtaaaactacactgagatggtttttggatCTTAAAACCTCAAATATATCCCCTCATGCatatcaacacttcaagtaaaacactgtaaaagtttaaaatatgggaccttttaagtTAATTTTGGCTATTGCATATAAAGTCCAAGTTATGGAGCGAATGGATGCAAATTCATCCTAGAAGATGTGAAGTGAGGCAAAAGGTTACACCTTTAGAAATGTGTGCTGAAGGAGGCGGACCTCAATTTATGTATCTTTGGAGACAAGATAACTTTGCAGGGCAGCTGGATTTCTTCTGTAACCCAACTAGTGTATACAGAGTAATTTCTTTAGGACCAGTGTCTAAGTCCGTAGGTGGGTTtgaaagagaatgaatgacCCATGGGGTGATttcaatttataaaatatattaaaacatttcagaaaacaaaaataaaagtttcctTTCTAGACCGAGATTTTAATGTTGCTTATCAGGTAGACACTGTACTCAATGCATTCAGTACAAAAATGAATCTTTTTCACAGTGCTTCCTCAGGTTAACccataaacatgaaaataaaacataaagaaaagaaaatgtatcttAGGTGTAAGGTGTTTCTTTAGTTTGTTCATCCAAGTTCACTTTTGTTTCCTTGCTGCGAACCGTTTCTGCTAAATTCAGTCACACAGATTGATGTCAAGTCAGTTTCAGTTCTAAAGTGCACTTAGTTGGGGCAGAAGTCACGAAGTGAGATGTGGGCTTTTAATATTCCTACCGCACTGGTGTGCTCGAGTGATGAGATTGAAGAAATGAAGGGTCTCGTCCTCAGGCAAAAGGTGATCTCTGTCCAACTCCTTGGGTTAAGAAGGAAATCCTGTTGAAGGGTGGCTCGCCATCTCGCTCGTCTAAATCTCTATGGCCATAATgaatatcaaatcaaatttcACAAGCTACCACTGTGAGACAAAAGTAAATAACTGAATGAATTGCTAATTATTTTTAACTGTACAGCATTTCCATATGTGGGATATTTTATCCCCTTGGAAATAATATTACAGAACCAAATTTTCTTCTGGGTTACATTTGCCAGTGAGAATCCAATTTTGCTAATCTCCAAGCTATTTACTTgtgtctgaaccaaagtggttTGATCCAATAAGCTTCCTATAAGGAAGGAACTACTGGCGGCTACAGGTGTGACGACAGCTGGAGGCGACTGCTCATTAACAACAATGAAGATAGAAGTCAGACGTTAGTGTCGATGATGCTACAGCATCAATACTGGGGAGTATTTCGTCATTGAAAGAAGAGCTGAGAACGACACTGAAGGCTTTACTCGATGGAAAAGATGTCTTCACTCTTCTCCCGACAAGAGTTTGATTTACCAACTGGCTCCACTTGTAGTGAAGATGcagaatctgattggttgaagtgGCCTGTGCAAGACTATGACAGATCCAATCACCTACCAAGTATTCTCTTAAAGCTCCTGCTCTTTTTCAAAGTGTTTCCAACGAAGCTttcccagatggttctgtgtaacaaaccatctggcGCATCAGGTTAGAGAcgggaagaagagaagagggatCTAGAGGACGATAACTGAAAGAACTTGAATTCCTGATGAGTTGAGATGATTTCAGAAACTAAGCTGTcgcacaaacacagcacagtcaaactccaaacacacacacagttcagtggGTTCATTGCTTGCTAGCTTCAGCTAACACTTGTGCAGTTGGGAAATTGTGGAATAAACACATtgacaaacatgtaaacaatcATATTCACgagagtaaaaagaaaattaatgcGGCGTTCAAactgaatgtttaaaaatgctAAATCCTGTTGCTACTGTTAGCTGCTTTTAGCATAAGTTTGAAGCTgctatattcaatatttttatatttacaatggATATAATGACCATGTCTAATATTAAAGGAGTCACATATAGTGATGAACCAACAGAGCCATCAGAGCATTATCCCTCAACTCTACTGTTCCtatcaataaatacaaatttagctacagagccagatatttccctcggGAGTAgctggagaccaaaaacagctaaaaggagagtgaatattggactgaTATTGaagtggacagaaacatgactctaAAAGAATACTAATGTTGTTATAAAATAGCATCTTTGctacaaataaaaagtcaaaaaggtGGATGATAGTGTTTACGGCTTGTTTCCGCCGCCCCAAGTGGCCAAATATAtagttaatgcaggtttaacTCATTTAGACTTTTGGTGACTTAATTGGTTCAAAGCCACCAGTTACAACttataaactgtttttaaagttgcATTATGAGGAAGTGGTGCCTTTTAATAACATGAAATACTTTACTATCTTTGTCGCAGAAAACTAAGCAGGTGTGTAAGCATACGGCCGGTCATGAAGTGGAGGGGACTCTGGGGAGAACTATACCTAACACCATCAATCCATAAAAtaaaacctctctctctttcattcctcCTTCATTTCTTCCTCTTACGGCCTGTCGTAAATCACCGGATTTAGTTCACTTTTTATCGTCCAGCTTAACTGCATAGCACAGCTGAGTAATAGACTATTGACTTTTTGTCACATATTTGCAAGTATAGGCTTGTACAAGggtgaaataaatatgaaactgtTATGCTCAACTgataatgttttaaatgcacCTTCTCAGCTGCAGTCATCAATACTTTCCCTCAAAAAGAAGAAGCTCCGCGCGGTGACGGCATTTGCACTTCAGCTTTTCGTCAAAGCGGTGTCAGACAGGCCCTGATGCTCTCTGTAAAGTAAAGCATCAGGCGGTGAGATAGGTCTGACTGGggctgtctctgctgtgtgttagCCTGCCTGTCCTCATTAGATGGTGAGAGACTGACACGCCACCAACATCCCCCCTCCTTTCCCTTTCCCCTTCAGCCCAGATGAAGCCCCGCGAACACTTGCTGGGTGTGAGCAATAATGAATCACTATTAGCCTGGGTCACAATGGCTGACAACCAATTTACAGGCTAGGAGAGGCCGCAGACAGTGACATTCAGGTAAATGTGAGCGTTTAACAGCTTTATCCTGAGGTAACAGGTATTTTTCAAAGCCTCCGTGATGGGCGGCAAAGATAAATCACATCTTATCTCCTCATATTTGTCTCTTTACCTCGAGTCATTTTGATGCAAAACAGTTGCACTTCTGAAAGAATTTCAGCATCTTTTGGCACCAGCCGACTTTTCCAAAAGTGTGTAAAtactgacatctagtggtgacAAATAATTACAACAACAGGGAAACTAATACTGGTTTTATTCAAAGGTAGAAAGTATTTTATGCCCTCAATAAGCTGGATGCTTCTGAGACTAAGACTGCAGCCAAAGTCACATATCCTCTTATATCAATATTTCTTATTATGTAGAGTATATTAACACAGTAGGTAACACATTTTCACAGATTCCACGAAGCATTTAAACTTATACTATACTTGAAGTCATTTTAATGCATGAGATAAAGCATGAAGTAGGCTTGTAGAGACATTATATGTAATTTATGATCTCCTCCTCTAAATAGCAAAGTAAAATGCTTTATCGCCCAAACAAAACGGAGCTCAGCATGCCTTTAAAAGCTCTGAGTCATTCTGGGAGGGAAGTGAAGAAATTAACAACGAGAGCATCTGCTGGAAACTCAAATCCTCCTTTATGGATGACAAACAGACCATCTGTGTTTCCAGTCTCATGTCAAGAAAGCATAGAGGACATGAGGAGAAGAGAATAAGGCTCAATTAAAAGTAACTTTTAGAAAAACTTGACTTTATGCTCAAGTTCCTCTTGAAGGTGACAGGATGGGACAAGCTCAGCACAGGCTACTCCATCAGTCAAGAGGTAAAACTGCCGGTTTTCATGTCAGTAAaacctcctcctgcagctctgagtcaaaatataaatattatatatgtaaattttAGATCCCTACTTTTTCACAGCTGAGGGAGCTATAAAGTAAATGTAACCAAACTCATTAAGTATCATATTATTGCACAAATAACACAGCCAATAAATTATGCATAAATATTACATTCATTAAATCCAATGTAATCAAAAGTAGCGAAAACTGAAAAAGCATATTATCATAACGAGATGACAGTTTaggttaaatatgaagctataattctaaaactgtttaattaatTATAGCTTTAATTATTACAgtaacattaattaatttttttctggcAAACATCAGtggccatgtttgttttccccaCATTTCTGCGAACAGTCCTCGATGTCCTGCATTTAAATGCAAAGCTGCAAGGAGGATCTGTGGATGTGGTGACTCGCTATAACTCACTATAACCCAAGTGATTACAGCGCTGACCTGATGAGTCTCCAGGGAGACACAGCATGTTATCAGGTCTCAGCTCACTGATGTCAAACGTTCCTGATGAAGAGTTTCTACCTTTTTTAAGTTAATGCAGTTACAATCACCGTGTGGTGGTCGGGTACAACCGGACTGCAAAgtagacagaataaaaaaataaagataaatagaCTCTGCACACCGATGCTCTGAGGTTGCGCAACACATTTATCACAGAGCAAGAACCCTAGTGAGCAGActccatttttctctgtctattaGTTGTTGTTCTTCGGACTTTGGAGAATAGAAATagcaacaaatacaaagaaagcCATGTCGGACAGTTACAGCAAACTGTACAGAAGAGTCCTGGGAGGCACGGAGAAATGCCTGAGAGTGACTAAGGACTTTACAACAGACTTGACAAATGGTACATTTACAGGGAAGTTTTCTTATTAGcattttaattcagttaaatGATATGAGCATAAATTTGAAAGCAGCATAGTACAAACTGCTGTACTGAATAAACATAATCAGCATTTAGACCACTGACTGAACAATGAGTGAGTAGTGAGTACATTGCTGCTGGACTACATAGGAAAATACTTGCACTTGGAAAACATTTAGCTGCAGTTTACCACTAGATGGCATCATATACTGAGAGCTCCAAATACATCATAGAGACAAATGAGAACAGGCTGCAGATGTGCACGGCACATGATTATTCAATATTTCATGATGAGTGTATTTTCTCtaactgtattgcattatttAAGATCTAAGCTATTACCTAGACCAGTTGTTCCCAACCTCTCATGCTGGTGAATCTTGAAGACTTAAGATGAATCTACTTTCGTGAAGTGATGAACAGTTCAACCACAGACTATATATTTCTGATTTTCAAAAGGTTTTTAGagtgttcttttcatttttagagCCCTAATCAGATGACTCCATTCTCTGTTTCACAAGAAATAAgcaaaaattatattaaaaaaaagtaataaaaataaaataaaaaagagaaaaacaacttaatttTGTGTTAACactattatttgtatttgttgaccCTTTAATCATCTGGCACCCTTCATAGTTCTCTCCCTCAGTTGGGAATCGTGGAGTAAGTTGAGGGTTAAAATGCCTGCTCTGCCTCTCAGACTCCGCCTCCTTCGGGTGACTCAGCATAACAGGAAGTAGGAAGTGCTCCCAGTTAGATACGCATTTCTGTCACAGGACCTTGGTTGTCAGGTATGTTTGGCTTTAACTCTTCTAATATGAAACTGGCAGTGGCTCAGTTTGCTCCTAAAGGCTTTTAACACTGGTTTGTGTTCAGTTGTCTTCACAGGGTGCAGTAAATCGACTGCAAAGCAATAGACTGTCAGCAAGGGCTTCCCCTGTGTTTGATCACCTTTGCCTTACTTTCGTTTTCAGAGTAAATCAGGAGCTAAAGTGTCGGAATGGCAGGCAGGCTCTCGCTCCCAGAGGTCGACCTCTCCTGTCCCATATGCTGTGAAATCTTCAGGGACCCGGTGGTCCTTAAGTGCAGCCACAGCTTCTGTGCACCCTGTCTGCAGCAGTACTGGACTCCGGCACGGGGCCGAAGCCGCGACTGCCCTCTGTGCAGAAGCCAGAGCGTGGATGATCCCGTGCCAAGTCTCACCCTGAAGAACCTGTGCGAGTCGTACGTCAGCCTGGAGAgcgaggagctggaggagaaggcAGGAGAGTTGTACTGTGATCCGGGGGAGATGTGCCCACTTCATGGAGAGAGGCTTAAGCTTTTTTGCCTGCCGGACAAGGAGCCCATCTGTGTGGTTTGCCACACCTCGAGGAAGCACAAACAGCATGACTGTTGCCCTGTCAGCGAGGCTGTAGTGGATGTGAAGGtaaatccttcaaaataaaaccaaactaaGGTGGAGTAATGATATACTTCATTATGAGTTCCCTGAAAAGCTGTTGAAGTTAAGGGGCCATCAAATAACTTTCTCTTAATTATCTActcaggagaaaatgaagtcAGTCCTCAGCTCATTGCAGGAAAAGAGGGATGCATttgacaaaatgaagaaaaactatGAAGACACTGTGGAACACATTCAGGTGACATTTCATACAAACATCCCATTTACAGGCCGTGCCGTGTCCTTTCCAAGTCTTGCTTATGCTGGTTTTAATTTCAGGTCCAGGCTCAATTCGTGGAAAGACGGACCCGTGACGAGTTTGAAAAACTTCACAGCTTCCTTCAAGCGGAGGAGGAAGCCAGGATGGAGGCactgaggagggagaaagaggagaaaagtgaagagatgaagaagaagattgaagaaatggaaagaaacatAATGTCCGTGTCTGCATCCATCAaggacctggaggaggagatAGCTTCAGACGGCATCTCTGTCCTTCAGGTGAGTCTGCAAATGTTCGATATATGAACACGTGCATTGATACCTGCATTAAAAAAAGGCTCTGAAAAAGtgaatttgccttttttttttttctcc
The sequence above is drawn from the Seriola aureovittata isolate HTS-2021-v1 ecotype China chromosome 22, ASM2101889v1, whole genome shotgun sequence genome and encodes:
- the LOC130163231 gene encoding E3 ubiquitin-protein ligase TRIM35-like, with product MAGRLSLPEVDLSCPICCEIFRDPVVLKCSHSFCAPCLQQYWTPARGRSRDCPLCRSQSVDDPVPSLTLKNLCESYVSLESEELEEKAGELYCDPGEMCPLHGERLKLFCLPDKEPICVVCHTSRKHKQHDCCPVSEAVVDVKEKMKSVLSSLQEKRDAFDKMKKNYEDTVEHIQVQAQFVERRTRDEFEKLHSFLQAEEEARMEALRREKEEKSEEMKKKIEEMERNIMSVSASIKDLEEEIASDGISVLQKCKRTLARANCPVEDPVMAPGALIDVAQYVGCLAFHVWEKMHEIIKYTPVILDPNSAAPWLILSDDLSSVSDSDEKQKLPDNPERFNPDTSVLGHEGFTSGKHAWDVNVGDNTAWVVGVAKESVKKKEKVSSVLVNGYLCVYFYHKMYFAGTSPLTRLGLKKNPQRIRVLLDCDKGRVSFYNPHDNTHIYTFKHSITEKVFPYFWVGCQQCPLTVEPQELSVKADVYC